One window from the genome of Streptomyces sp. NBC_00708 encodes:
- a CDS encoding phosphatase PAP2 family protein: MPHATNAPAPLHRLRWWTELPLLALVYAAYSGGRLLVRGDVSTAVDHGLRILDLEKALFLNAEHPLNRLFTAHASIGIPSDFAYASLHYVVTPAVLIWMFRRHSAAYRRARTWLMTSTMLGLIGFTLMPTCPPRLLDAKYGFVDTMAQYSSYGWWGTEASAPRGMGGMTNQYAAMPSLHVGWALWCGILLWRHAKHPALRAAGIAYPLITTFVVMGTANHYFLDAVAGCAVMGVGALLARPVIRLADRGRAAVLPRFSQVSATTESPDVSAGCKTSAGERIPGQRTSSAEPSDAAAAAGPPVRADVAADAGRTPDGDPAAASR, translated from the coding sequence ATGCCGCACGCCACCAACGCGCCCGCTCCGCTCCACCGGCTCCGCTGGTGGACCGAGCTGCCGCTCCTGGCCCTGGTGTACGCGGCGTACTCCGGCGGCCGGCTCCTCGTACGGGGTGACGTGTCCACAGCCGTCGACCACGGTCTGCGCATCCTGGACCTGGAAAAGGCGCTGTTCCTGAACGCGGAGCACCCGCTCAACCGTCTGTTCACGGCGCACGCGTCCATAGGCATACCCTCCGACTTCGCGTACGCCTCCCTGCACTACGTGGTCACCCCGGCCGTCCTGATCTGGATGTTCCGCCGCCACTCGGCCGCGTACCGCAGGGCCCGCACCTGGCTGATGACCTCGACCATGCTCGGTCTGATCGGCTTCACGCTGATGCCGACGTGCCCGCCCCGGCTGCTGGACGCGAAGTACGGATTCGTCGACACGATGGCCCAGTACAGCTCGTACGGCTGGTGGGGCACGGAGGCGAGCGCGCCGCGCGGCATGGGCGGCATGACCAACCAGTACGCGGCGATGCCCAGCCTGCACGTCGGCTGGGCGCTGTGGTGCGGCATCCTGCTGTGGCGCCACGCCAAGCACCCGGCGCTGCGGGCCGCGGGCATCGCCTACCCGCTGATCACCACGTTCGTCGTGATGGGCACCGCCAACCACTACTTCCTCGACGCGGTCGCCGGCTGCGCCGTGATGGGCGTCGGGGCCCTGCTGGCCCGGCCCGTGATCCGCCTGGCCGACCGGGGCAGGGCCGCGGTCCTGCCCCGCTTCTCCCAGGTGTCCGCGACCACGGAGTCCCCGGATGTCAGTGCCGGGTGCAAGACTTCGGCGGGTGAGCGAATCCCCGGCCAGCGGACCTCCTCCGCAGAACCATCCGACGCGGCAGCAGCGGCCGGTCCGCCTGTCCGGGCCGATGTCGCCGCCGACGCCGGACGGACCCCCGACGGGGACCCTGCGGCGGCGTCTCGCTGA
- a CDS encoding AAA family ATPase has translation MTAVFDPGAAAGLATARILDDTLNGTARGVVVDSPPGAGKSTLVVRAALELAAAGRPLMVVAQTNAQVDDLVVRLAEKEPELPVGRLHSSDSDPYDKVLDGLENVRKSAKAADLAGLDVVISTAAKWAHVKNVEPWGHAIVDEAYQMRSDALLAVAGLFERALFVGDPGQLDPFSIVGADQWAGLSYDPSASAVSTLLAHNPELPQHRLPVSWRLPASAAPLVSDAFYPYTPFRSGTDHGDRRLSFGVASDGSAADRVLDEAAESGWGLLELPARHTPRTDPEAVRAVALVVRRLLDRGGAATSERSPDPAPVTADRVAVGTAHRDQAAAVRAALAELGVTGVAVDTANRLQGREFDVTVVLHPLSGRPDATAFHLETGRLCVLASRHRHACIVVCREGVADLLDEHPSTEPVQLGVTVKFPDGWEANHAVLAHLAEHRVGWTC, from the coding sequence GTGACGGCCGTATTCGACCCGGGCGCGGCGGCGGGCCTGGCCACCGCGAGGATCCTGGACGACACGCTGAACGGCACGGCCCGGGGTGTCGTGGTGGACTCCCCGCCGGGCGCGGGCAAGTCGACGCTGGTGGTGCGCGCCGCGCTGGAGCTGGCCGCGGCGGGCCGCCCGCTGATGGTGGTCGCGCAGACGAACGCGCAGGTGGACGACCTGGTGGTGCGGCTCGCGGAGAAGGAGCCCGAGCTGCCGGTGGGCCGGCTGCACAGCAGCGACTCCGATCCGTACGACAAGGTGCTGGACGGCCTGGAGAACGTACGCAAGTCGGCGAAGGCGGCGGATCTGGCGGGGCTGGACGTCGTCATCTCGACGGCGGCGAAGTGGGCCCATGTGAAGAACGTGGAGCCGTGGGGGCACGCGATCGTCGACGAGGCGTACCAGATGCGCTCGGACGCGCTGCTGGCCGTGGCCGGGCTGTTCGAGCGGGCACTGTTCGTGGGCGATCCGGGTCAGCTGGACCCGTTCTCGATCGTCGGCGCGGACCAGTGGGCGGGGCTGAGCTACGACCCCTCGGCGAGCGCGGTGAGCACGCTGCTCGCGCACAACCCGGAGCTGCCGCAGCACCGGCTGCCGGTCTCCTGGCGGCTGCCGGCGTCGGCGGCTCCGCTGGTGTCGGACGCGTTCTACCCGTACACCCCGTTCCGCAGCGGTACGGACCACGGCGACCGGCGGCTGTCCTTCGGGGTCGCGTCGGACGGGTCGGCGGCGGACCGGGTGCTGGACGAGGCGGCGGAGTCGGGGTGGGGGCTCCTCGAACTGCCGGCCCGGCACACCCCGCGCACCGATCCGGAGGCGGTGCGGGCGGTCGCCCTGGTGGTGCGCCGGCTGCTGGACCGGGGTGGCGCGGCCACCAGTGAGCGGTCGCCCGATCCGGCGCCGGTGACGGCGGACCGGGTCGCGGTCGGCACGGCCCACCGCGACCAGGCGGCGGCGGTGCGCGCCGCGCTGGCGGAGCTGGGGGTGACGGGGGTCGCGGTGGACACGGCGAACCGGCTGCAGGGCCGCGAGTTCGATGTGACGGTGGTGCTGCACCCGCTGTCGGGCCGCCCGGACGCCACCGCGTTCCATCTGGAGACGGGCCGGCTGTGCGTGCTGGCCTCCCGCCACCGGCACGCGTGCATCGTGGTCTGCCGCGAGGGCGTGGCGGACCTGCTGGACGAGCATCCGTCGACGGAGCCGGTCCAGCTGGGCGTCACGGTGAAGTTCCCGGACGGCTGGGAGGCGAACCACGCGGTGCTGGCGCATCTGGCGGAACACCGGGTGGGCTGGACTTGTTGA
- a CDS encoding M6 family metalloprotease domain-containing protein — protein sequence MERPSPRGLVAGLISLLALVATSLVAGPAAAASGDAAPCALPRTAAHHSLGIDRWNGAYPRPDHALDAVMVFLSFPDARPATTPAELTPDYFPATTQFFRRASYGKFTLRPHPQRQWIRMPKPSTWYGIQRDWASDRRSAYLRDAIRVADPTVDFSRYDIVYLVADPDAPGVDSDATKVVNFDRPLHADGTDIRRVVTVFEQHPPDHNVLAHETGHVFDLPDLYHRPSDGKGDWDTYVGDWDVMGSQFGLAPDLFGWHKWKLGWLDDRQVVCVQSDRVVTLEPMAAVPVRGASLGTRLAVIRTGEGSAVAIEARGSTGNDRSTCAEGILLYRVRNETPSGGGPVEVLDTHPDSDACWESSVYPPLADAPLRVGETYSVPGAHATVEVADRTPSGSWTVRITTGT from the coding sequence GTGGAGAGGCCGAGCCCGCGAGGGCTGGTGGCCGGGCTGATTTCGCTGCTGGCGCTCGTCGCCACCTCCCTCGTCGCCGGGCCCGCTGCCGCCGCCTCCGGGGACGCGGCCCCCTGCGCACTGCCCCGCACCGCCGCCCACCACTCCCTCGGCATCGACCGGTGGAACGGCGCCTATCCGCGCCCGGACCACGCCCTGGACGCGGTGATGGTCTTCCTCTCGTTCCCCGACGCCCGGCCGGCCACCACGCCCGCCGAACTCACCCCGGACTACTTCCCGGCCACCACCCAGTTCTTCCGGCGTGCCTCGTACGGGAAGTTCACCCTGCGCCCGCACCCGCAGCGGCAGTGGATCCGGATGCCGAAGCCCTCGACCTGGTACGGCATACAGCGCGACTGGGCCAGCGACCGGCGCAGCGCCTACCTGCGCGACGCGATCCGGGTGGCCGACCCCACGGTCGACTTCTCGCGCTACGACATCGTCTACCTCGTCGCGGACCCGGACGCCCCCGGCGTCGACTCCGACGCCACCAAGGTCGTCAACTTCGACCGGCCGCTGCACGCCGACGGTACGGACATCAGGCGCGTCGTCACCGTCTTCGAACAGCACCCGCCGGACCACAACGTGCTGGCCCACGAGACCGGCCACGTCTTCGACCTGCCGGACCTCTACCACCGGCCGTCCGACGGCAAGGGCGACTGGGACACCTACGTCGGCGACTGGGACGTCATGGGCAGCCAGTTCGGGCTTGCGCCCGACCTCTTCGGCTGGCACAAGTGGAAGCTGGGCTGGCTGGACGACCGGCAGGTGGTCTGCGTCCAGAGCGACCGGGTCGTCACCCTCGAACCGATGGCCGCCGTCCCCGTGCGCGGCGCGTCCCTCGGCACCCGGCTCGCCGTGATCAGGACCGGCGAGGGCAGCGCGGTCGCCATCGAGGCCCGCGGCTCCACCGGCAACGACCGCTCGACCTGCGCCGAGGGCATCCTGCTCTACCGGGTGCGCAACGAGACCCCGTCCGGCGGTGGCCCGGTCGAGGTGCTCGACACGCACCCCGACAGCGACGCCTGCTGGGAGAGCTCGGTCTACCCGCCGCTCGCGGACGCACCGCTGCGCGTCGGCGAGACGTACTCCGTGCCCGGCGCGCACGCCACCGTCGAGGTCGCCGACCGTACGCCGTCGGGCTCCTGGACCGTCCGCATCACCACGGGGACCTGA
- a CDS encoding EAL domain-containing protein → MWPPGASATEAHDYRAAFRAATLPMAVVGPEGLIVTANEALGALTGTGAAALTAQSAADLVDLAADARAWHAYREVLHGRRSRFRCTRRLKHPDGRALWAEITVVPMPGGREAEDGGAPGQVLLSVADVSDRRELQKRLRHLQMHDPVTRLPNRTLFFERLSAALRPPPHQEGGGSRIGLCYLDLDGFKAVNDTLGHRIGDRLLAAVAARLTDCAEQEGAYPAGAPLVARLGGDEFALLVEESTGTEQLTDLARTVLGALQQPFDLAGQRLSVSASIGVVERPVAGTSATGLMQAADTTLYWAKADGKARWTLFDPERNAHRMTRQALSSTLRPAVERGEFTIEYQPLVGMADGVVRGVEALVRWNHPQFGMLSPNRFVAIAEEDGSIVQLGRWVLRSACRQARRWQLDHPAKPPLFISVNVAVRQVWDSDLVTDVAEILAETGLDPALLQLELTESAVMGSAGRPLRALQALSDMGVRIAIDDFGTGYSNLAYLSRLPVSVLKLDGAFVRGFRYEDGTHPSPADETIVEAMVELAHRLGLTVTAECVETAGQAERLRRIGCDTGQGWLYSRAVAPERIAELIGTRAPGA, encoded by the coding sequence GTGTGGCCGCCCGGCGCGTCCGCCACCGAGGCGCACGACTACCGGGCAGCGTTCCGGGCCGCCACCCTGCCGATGGCCGTCGTCGGCCCGGAGGGCCTGATCGTCACCGCCAACGAGGCGCTCGGCGCGCTGACGGGCACCGGCGCGGCGGCGCTCACCGCGCAGTCGGCGGCCGATCTGGTCGACCTGGCGGCGGACGCCCGCGCCTGGCACGCGTACCGCGAGGTGCTGCACGGCCGCCGCTCCCGCTTCCGCTGCACCCGCCGGCTCAAGCACCCCGACGGGCGCGCGCTGTGGGCCGAGATCACCGTCGTGCCGATGCCCGGCGGCCGGGAGGCGGAGGACGGCGGTGCGCCCGGTCAGGTGCTGCTCTCCGTCGCGGACGTCAGCGACCGGCGCGAACTGCAGAAGCGGCTGCGCCACCTCCAGATGCACGACCCGGTGACCCGGCTGCCCAACCGGACGCTGTTCTTCGAGCGGCTGTCGGCGGCACTGCGGCCCCCGCCCCACCAGGAGGGCGGCGGCTCCCGCATCGGGCTCTGCTACTTGGACCTGGACGGCTTCAAGGCGGTCAACGACACCCTGGGCCACCGGATCGGCGACCGGCTGCTGGCGGCCGTCGCCGCGCGGCTCACGGACTGCGCCGAGCAGGAGGGCGCGTACCCGGCCGGTGCCCCGCTGGTGGCCCGGCTCGGCGGCGACGAGTTCGCGCTGCTGGTCGAGGAGTCCACCGGCACCGAGCAGCTGACCGATCTGGCGCGCACGGTGCTGGGGGCGCTCCAGCAGCCCTTCGACCTGGCCGGGCAGCGGCTCTCGGTCTCGGCGTCGATCGGAGTGGTGGAGCGGCCCGTCGCGGGCACGTCCGCCACCGGTCTGATGCAGGCCGCCGACACCACGCTGTACTGGGCGAAGGCCGACGGCAAGGCCCGCTGGACCCTGTTCGACCCGGAGCGCAACGCCCACCGGATGACCCGCCAGGCGCTGTCCTCCACCCTCCGCCCGGCCGTGGAGCGCGGCGAGTTCACCATCGAGTACCAGCCGCTGGTCGGCATGGCCGACGGGGTCGTGCGCGGCGTCGAGGCGCTGGTGCGCTGGAACCACCCGCAGTTCGGCATGCTCTCGCCGAATCGGTTCGTCGCGATCGCCGAGGAGGACGGCTCGATCGTGCAGCTCGGCCGGTGGGTGCTGCGCTCGGCCTGCCGGCAGGCCCGGCGCTGGCAGCTCGACCATCCGGCGAAGCCGCCGCTGTTCATCAGCGTCAATGTCGCGGTGCGCCAGGTCTGGGACTCCGACCTGGTCACCGATGTCGCGGAGATCCTGGCGGAGACCGGGCTCGATCCGGCGCTGCTGCAACTGGAGCTGACCGAGTCCGCGGTGATGGGTTCGGCGGGCCGCCCGCTACGGGCCCTCCAGGCGCTCAGCGACATGGGCGTCCGCATCGCCATCGACGACTTCGGCACCGGCTACTCGAACCTCGCCTACCTGAGCCGCCTGCCGGTGTCCGTGCTCAAGCTGGACGGCGCGTTCGTGCGCGGTTTCCGGTACGAGGACGGCACGCACCCCAGCCCCGCCGACGAGACGATCGTCGAGGCCATGGTCGAGCTGGCGCACCGGCTGGGCCTGACCGTCACCGCGGAGTGCGTGGAGACGGCCGGCCAGGCGGAGCGGCTGCGCCGGATCGGCTGCGACACGGGACAGGGCTGGCTCTACTCGCGCGCGGTCGCCCCGGAACGCATCGCCGAACTCATCGGGACCCGCGCCCCGGGGGCGTGA
- a CDS encoding LLM class flavin-dependent oxidoreductase, producing MRGDEIQGDRIQGDEIRGTARGTAPVPLSVLDLVTVGQGRTASQALRTGVEIARLAERRGFHRYWVAEHHSMPGVASSSPAVILAHTAARTERIRLGSGGVMLPNHAPLVIAEQFGTLEAMAPGRVDLGLGRAPGTDGATAAALRRTDRLNEGADDFPQQLMELTRFLDDDFPDGHPYARIHAVPGPVQATAEGGVQSPARPPIWLLGSSGFSARLAGVLGLPFAFAHHFSAQNTVPALELYRDSFKPSTVLDAPYALIGVAALAADDEREARRQVLTGALSMLRLRSGRPGLVPTPEEAEAYTFSPMEREFVDNWLVNIVHGTSDEVRSGLDDLAKRTGADELMITANAHSGEARLRSYGLIADAYGLPDA from the coding sequence ATGCGAGGCGACGAGATCCAGGGCGACAGGATCCAGGGCGACGAGATCCGCGGCACGGCCCGGGGGACCGCCCCCGTGCCGCTGTCCGTGCTGGACCTGGTGACCGTGGGCCAGGGCCGCACGGCGAGCCAGGCCCTGCGCACCGGCGTGGAAATCGCCCGGCTCGCCGAACGCCGGGGCTTCCACCGCTACTGGGTCGCCGAGCACCACTCGATGCCCGGCGTCGCCTCCTCGTCCCCGGCCGTGATCCTGGCCCACACCGCCGCCCGCACCGAGCGCATCCGGCTCGGCTCGGGCGGCGTCATGCTGCCCAACCACGCCCCGCTCGTCATCGCCGAGCAGTTCGGCACCCTGGAGGCGATGGCCCCCGGCCGCGTCGACCTCGGCCTGGGCCGCGCCCCCGGCACGGACGGCGCCACCGCCGCGGCCCTGCGGCGTACGGACCGGCTCAACGAGGGCGCGGACGACTTCCCGCAGCAGCTCATGGAGCTGACCCGGTTCCTGGACGACGACTTCCCCGACGGCCACCCCTACGCCCGCATCCACGCGGTTCCCGGACCCGTCCAGGCCACCGCCGAGGGCGGCGTCCAGTCCCCGGCGCGCCCGCCCATCTGGCTGCTCGGCTCCTCCGGCTTCAGCGCCCGGCTCGCCGGGGTCCTCGGGCTGCCGTTCGCCTTCGCGCACCACTTCTCGGCCCAGAACACCGTCCCGGCGCTGGAGCTGTACCGCGACTCCTTCAAGCCGTCCACGGTCCTGGACGCGCCGTACGCCCTGATCGGCGTCGCCGCCCTCGCCGCCGACGACGAGCGCGAGGCGCGGCGGCAGGTGCTGACCGGCGCGCTTTCGATGCTCCGGCTGCGGTCCGGGCGGCCCGGCCTGGTGCCGACGCCCGAGGAGGCGGAGGCGTACACGTTCTCCCCGATGGAGCGCGAGTTCGTCGACAACTGGCTGGTCAACATCGTCCACGGCACCTCCGACGAGGTCCGCTCCGGCCTCGACGACCTGGCCAAGCGCACCGGCGCCGACGAGCTGATGATCACCGCCAACGCGCACAGCGGCGAGGCCCGGCTGCGCAGCTACGGGCTGATCGCGGACGCGTACGGGCTGCCCGACGCGTAG
- a CDS encoding decarboxylase — protein MTTVGFLYPGHFAEDDYPRMEILLDSTIRLVVHHTESPDGAYAEDALRALGTSGRLAAGIEELQRSGVQSIVWACDGGSFLHGWQGAHDQVAALARAAGVPASSTSIGFVHAVRKLGAERVAVAATYPEAVAERFAAFLRETGMEVTGVHAAGVTDAAEAASWDAARVLELARAADRPDADAVLIPDTSLHTAAHLPELEEALGKPVLTANQVAAREALRLADRPAWAPRLGTLFANREQPPAPVSWGSGRAYAHGKKS, from the coding sequence ATGACGACCGTCGGATTCCTCTACCCGGGCCACTTCGCCGAGGACGACTACCCGCGCATGGAAATTCTTCTCGACAGCACCATCAGACTCGTCGTCCACCACACCGAGAGCCCGGACGGCGCCTACGCCGAGGACGCCCTGCGCGCGCTGGGCACCTCCGGCCGGCTCGCCGCCGGCATCGAGGAGCTGCAGCGCTCCGGGGTCCAGTCCATCGTCTGGGCCTGCGACGGCGGCAGCTTCCTGCACGGGTGGCAGGGCGCCCACGACCAGGTCGCGGCCCTCGCCCGTGCGGCGGGCGTACCCGCGTCCAGCACCTCGATCGGCTTCGTCCACGCGGTGCGGAAGCTGGGCGCCGAGCGCGTCGCGGTCGCCGCGACCTACCCCGAGGCCGTCGCCGAGCGGTTCGCCGCGTTCCTGCGGGAGACCGGCATGGAGGTGACCGGAGTGCACGCGGCGGGCGTCACCGACGCCGCCGAGGCCGCCTCCTGGGACGCGGCCCGGGTCCTCGAACTGGCCAGGGCCGCCGACCGCCCCGACGCGGACGCCGTGCTGATCCCCGACACCTCCCTGCACACCGCCGCCCACCTCCCCGAGCTGGAGGAGGCGCTCGGCAAGCCCGTCCTCACCGCCAACCAGGTGGCGGCCCGCGAGGCCCTGCGGCTGGCCGACCGCCCCGCCTGGGCGCCCCGGCTCGGCACGCTCTTCGCCAACCGCGAGCAGCCGCCGGCCCCGGTGAGCTGGGGAAGCGGACGGGCGTACGCCCACGGGAAGAAGAGCTGA
- the ehuB gene encoding ectoine/hydroxyectoine ABC transporter substrate-binding protein EhuB gives MADFPNLSRRGFLNRSAAVGGLLVVPGLLAACSKTGADSADGEGALAKLRKQGFVRVAYADEAPYGYMEGKELKGEAPTLHREIFKALGVDELKPTLSEWDGLIPGLQAGKYDVVSAGMAITPERCANALFSEPEFISPTAMMVKKGNPKKVTDLASAKAAGITLGVMAGAVEGSYAKGAGIPEGKIKTLQKPQDGADAVKGGRIDAFLLTGISLRWLAKTNGGTEVTEAFLPELDGAKQYSPGGAVFRKGNEELRDAFNRELKKIVADKSRYVELLRDYGFGATELPPATLKTADLCKG, from the coding sequence ATGGCTGACTTCCCGAACCTGTCCCGCCGGGGATTTCTCAACCGATCGGCAGCGGTGGGCGGTCTGCTCGTCGTCCCGGGCCTCCTCGCCGCGTGCAGCAAGACCGGCGCCGACTCCGCCGACGGCGAGGGCGCCCTCGCGAAGCTCCGCAAGCAGGGGTTCGTACGCGTCGCGTACGCCGACGAAGCGCCGTACGGGTACATGGAGGGCAAGGAACTCAAGGGCGAGGCGCCCACGTTGCACCGGGAGATCTTCAAGGCCCTCGGTGTCGACGAGCTGAAGCCCACCCTCTCCGAGTGGGACGGCCTGATCCCCGGACTCCAGGCCGGCAAGTACGACGTGGTCAGCGCCGGCATGGCGATCACCCCGGAGCGCTGCGCCAACGCCCTGTTCTCGGAGCCGGAGTTCATCTCGCCGACCGCGATGATGGTGAAGAAGGGCAACCCGAAGAAGGTCACCGACCTGGCGTCCGCGAAGGCCGCCGGGATCACCCTCGGCGTGATGGCGGGCGCGGTCGAGGGCTCGTACGCCAAGGGCGCGGGCATCCCCGAGGGCAAGATCAAGACCCTCCAGAAGCCGCAGGACGGGGCGGACGCGGTCAAGGGCGGCCGGATCGACGCCTTCCTGCTGACCGGCATCTCCCTGCGCTGGCTCGCCAAGACCAACGGGGGCACCGAGGTCACCGAGGCCTTCCTGCCCGAGCTGGACGGCGCCAAGCAGTACAGCCCCGGCGGCGCCGTCTTCCGCAAGGGCAACGAGGAGCTGCGCGACGCCTTCAACCGCGAGCTGAAGAAGATCGTCGCCGACAAGTCCCGCTATGTGGAGCTGCTGCGCGACTACGGCTTCGGCGCGACCGAACTTCCGCCGGCCACGCTGAAGACGGCCGATCTGTGCAAGGGCTGA
- the ehuC gene encoding ectoine/hydroxyectoine ABC transporter permease subunit EhuC has translation MNDFFSAFADDLPQLRSGLWVTLEATVLGALLALLLSFVLGLMSLSRLLLSRGVSRVVVEFFRGTSLYVQLFWLYYAMPPLTGYELTPLVCGVLAFGLNYGAYGAEVVRGAVNSVPRGQYEAALALNMSPLHRMRKVILPQAWVQMIPSFTNLLIQLLKATPLLWLISAADLMTAIEKLRSRTGETLTAYVTLLVCYFVLAYALTLLMNLLERSAKRRLGLATGGKSLLKSRSAVNAAQTAGGAG, from the coding sequence ATGAATGATTTCTTCTCGGCCTTCGCCGACGATCTGCCGCAGCTGCGGTCGGGCCTGTGGGTGACCCTGGAGGCCACGGTCCTGGGCGCGCTCCTCGCGCTGCTCCTGTCGTTCGTGCTCGGCCTGATGTCGCTGAGCCGGCTCCTGCTGTCGCGCGGGGTCTCCCGTGTGGTCGTGGAGTTCTTCCGCGGCACCTCGCTGTACGTGCAGCTGTTCTGGCTGTACTACGCGATGCCGCCGCTGACCGGGTACGAACTGACGCCGCTGGTCTGCGGGGTGCTCGCGTTCGGCCTCAACTACGGGGCGTACGGCGCCGAAGTGGTGCGCGGCGCGGTCAACTCCGTACCGCGCGGCCAGTACGAGGCGGCGCTCGCGCTGAACATGTCGCCGCTGCACCGGATGCGCAAGGTGATCCTGCCGCAGGCGTGGGTGCAGATGATCCCGTCGTTCACCAATCTGCTGATCCAGCTGCTGAAGGCGACCCCGCTGCTGTGGCTGATCTCGGCCGCGGACCTGATGACCGCCATCGAGAAGCTGCGCAGCCGTACGGGTGAGACCCTCACCGCCTACGTCACGCTGCTGGTCTGCTACTTCGTCCTGGCGTACGCGCTGACCCTGCTGATGAACCTGCTGGAGCGGTCCGCCAAGCGGCGGCTCGGTCTGGCCACCGGCGGGAAGAGCCTGCTGAAGTCCCGCAGCGCCGTGAACGCCGCCCAGACCGCCGGAGGTGCCGGGTGA
- the ehuD gene encoding ectoine/hydroxyectoine ABC transporter permease subunit EhuD: MKSDFDWGAVGDALPLLIDGFWTTLLATVLGTLVAAVLGLAIAVAGRAPSRLVTVPVKALMEFIRSTPLLVQLVGAAALFTSVEPLTIGIVVLGVHYATYTSEVYRAGIDGVPKGQWEACRALSLTPRRTWQAVILPQAVRNVLPALGNYAISMFKETPYLAVITVHEMVYQARNYGTEHFRYTEAFTLAGLIFLVASYPTSLLMRKLEKRLGH; encoded by the coding sequence GTGAAGAGCGATTTCGACTGGGGCGCCGTCGGTGACGCGCTCCCCCTGCTCATCGACGGGTTCTGGACGACCCTGCTGGCCACGGTGCTGGGCACCCTGGTCGCCGCGGTCCTCGGGCTGGCCATCGCGGTCGCCGGACGCGCCCCGTCGCGACTGGTGACCGTGCCGGTGAAGGCGCTGATGGAGTTCATCCGCTCCACCCCGCTGCTGGTGCAACTGGTGGGCGCCGCCGCACTGTTCACCTCGGTGGAGCCGCTGACGATCGGCATCGTGGTACTGGGCGTCCACTACGCCACGTACACCTCCGAGGTGTACCGCGCGGGGATCGACGGGGTGCCGAAGGGCCAGTGGGAGGCCTGCCGGGCGCTCTCGCTGACGCCCCGCCGCACCTGGCAGGCGGTGATCCTGCCGCAGGCGGTCCGCAACGTGCTGCCCGCGCTCGGCAACTACGCGATCTCCATGTTCAAGGAGACGCCGTACCTCGCCGTGATCACGGTGCACGAAATGGTCTACCAGGCCCGCAACTACGGGACCGAGCACTTCCGCTACACGGAGGCGTTCACCCTCGCCGGACTGATCTTCCTGGTGGCGAGCTACCCCACCTCGCTGTTGATGAGAAAGCTGGAGAAGCGCCTTGGCCACTGA
- the ehuA gene encoding ectoine/hydroxyectoine ABC transporter ATP-binding protein EhuA — MATEPLPLQKNAAPAPEDARTVDAAKDEGHPLVHFDKVVKRYGDHVVLDRLDFTVERGEHVTLIGPSGSGKTTILRLLMTLERVSDGVIWINDEPLTHTRAADGSLKPASEKHLRAARRRIGMVFQQFNLFPNMKVLQNITEAPVNVLGMDRDRAEARARELLELVGLSGKVDAHPSQLSGGQQQRVAIARALAMEPEILLLDEVTSALDPELVAGVLELLSDIARNTDITMLCVTHEMNFARDVSEKVLMFDAGRVVESGSPEKIFSDPSHERTREFLNAVL; from the coding sequence TTGGCCACTGAACCCCTCCCCCTGCAGAAGAACGCGGCCCCGGCGCCCGAGGACGCCCGGACCGTCGACGCCGCCAAGGACGAGGGGCATCCGCTCGTCCACTTCGACAAGGTCGTCAAGCGCTACGGCGACCATGTGGTCCTGGACCGGCTGGACTTCACGGTCGAGCGCGGCGAACACGTCACCCTGATCGGGCCGAGCGGTTCGGGCAAGACGACGATCCTGCGGCTGCTGATGACGCTGGAGCGGGTCAGCGACGGCGTGATCTGGATCAACGACGAGCCGCTGACGCACACCCGGGCGGCGGACGGCTCGCTGAAGCCGGCGTCCGAGAAGCATCTGCGGGCGGCCCGCCGCAGGATCGGCATGGTCTTCCAGCAGTTCAACCTCTTCCCGAACATGAAGGTGCTCCAGAACATCACCGAGGCACCCGTCAACGTCCTCGGCATGGACCGGGACAGGGCGGAGGCCCGCGCCCGGGAGCTGCTGGAACTCGTCGGCCTGTCCGGCAAGGTCGACGCGCATCCCTCACAGCTCTCCGGCGGCCAGCAGCAGCGGGTCGCCATCGCCCGCGCGCTCGCGATGGAGCCGGAGATCCTGCTCCTGGACGAGGTGACGTCGGCGCTGGACCCCGAGCTGGTCGCCGGGGTGCTGGAGCTGCTGAGCGACATCGCCAGGAACACCGACATCACGATGCTCTGTGTGACGCACGAGATGAACTTCGCCCGGGACGTCTCGGAGAAGGTACTGATGTTCGATGCCGGACGGGTCGTGGAGTCCGGTTCGCCGGAAAAAATCTTCTCCGATCCCTCGCACGAACGCACGCGCGAATTCCTCAACGCGGTGCTGTGA